ATGATTCGTTATGAGTTGTTGTTTTTAAGGTCATTTCAATCTCATGACCTATATTATgagtttgacagattaactcagttgactcaatttttttttgaatttatctcttttaatttcatcttttaatattgagttgatcaTGAAGTAAGTTctatgacttttttttagttttatttctgtAAGGTTGTTCTAGTGTCATGACATAGGTTTTACCGGTTAATCTAGGTAGACTCaggttattttattgtgtcgtgtttttagattgattttaaaaaaaatcatcattcaacaatgagttaattgagaattgaacttcatattttgtttcaatttactttctatgagattatctcaatttcatgaaCTCGGCTGTGAGTTTAACAGGTTAGCCCCAGCTTActtggttattttttcaattcatttttttatgaggttatcttggtctcataacTTATATTATAAGTTTGACGAGTCAATCCACATTGATTCAAGTTgttttatttaagtatttttttaatttaacttttcaaatttatcatttaatatttgattaataagaaattaggtttcataatttattttgatttactttttatgagattatcttgatctcattaTCCAGGTAGtagatttgtgatttttttaaaaatatttttttttattttatctttcaacattcgGTTtcttgagaattgaatttcatgttttttttttacttcatacATGGTTATTATGGTTTTATAACCCGGGCCATAGATTTATTTGGTTAATCTAGTTTGGTCGgggtcaatccaatatgtttctgtcacaatataaatatatttttttaaatatgtgttAAATCTTTAGTCAAACTATGATTTTATCAGTTGTCTAAGTTGTTTTTGAACTTATCAAGTCGATCAGGTCACATCAAGTCACctacaacataatttaaattattctactagaaaaatattaataatacctaattattttttttacattaaataaaattttaactagaCTCTAGTGCAAACCAGCTACGAGCTCATTTAGTATTGTGGTAATGctgattttttaatgtgtttttcatttgaaaataaattaaaataatattttttttattttttaaaatttatttttaatattagtacattaaaataataaaataaaaaaaattaatttgatataaataaaaaaataaaaaattaattttttttaaaaatatttttaaaatacaaaaataaattggattATAATTAGATTTGGTATCTTCACAAGAACATCTGGTCCAAACCCGGTAGATAATGACCGACATGCGACCACCGAAAGTAGCCGTTGGATGGATGAATGACCGAATTATTATTACATTGCTGTAACAAAGATGCCTGCCAAATCCTGTCTTGCCAATGTTGCAGACAGACACCCGACTCAagatatttgtttcaatttattgcGAGTTAATTATAATCTAGTCCTCTTAGTTTAATgagactaattaattagtccttATTGTTTATAAACTATATTTCTAACCCAtacactatttatttatttattttttaaaaatagaaaggtTCAAGGAGAGACAGGTAATGTGGGAAAGTTTTCTTATGAAAGAAGTCATTCTGGGAACTAAAAGTTACTGAACCGAGGGTTGTCGATCGCGAAACTACATGGACTAATTAACtagtttcaataaaatatagggacttatttataatttacaatttcgttttttgttttcagtttcATATGTTAATGTGACGACACCTCgtatctccctctctctctctctctctctctctctgcctaAATGAGGTCCTTGTCCCCACCAAGGCTatcactctctctttctctctctaccttTGTTTAGTTGCAGGCCAGGTGCCAGTCAGTGAGTGCGTGGTAGTGTTTGTATGGAGTAAGGACCCTTCCTTCCTTTTTGATGCTTTAGTATTACAACTCTTCTAACAAGTTCGATCTTTAGCTTAGCTAATAAAATACTGCCTGCTTCAACAGGAGCGGGATTCTTAACTTCTTCATGACCTCACATTCCTCCTGGCTAcacctccctctctccctctcttcttcCGCGCTTTAATAAACCCCAACTTTTCGCTTTGTTTgttctggttttgttttttgcacTCAGTGCGCTGTCTTATTTACGAATCTGGTTCCTAGTTATCGCTGATGTAAGTTGCTACTCTCTCTGCCTTCCAGCTTCTTTGCTCAAAATCTTTCCTTCTTACTTTCTTTGTTTAGCTTAATCTTGTCTTATTTACGAATCTGGTTCCTAGTTACCACTAATGCAAGTTGTTACTCTCTCTGTCTACCAGCTTCTTTGTTCAAAATCTTTCTTGCTTTAGCTCAATCTCCGTCTCTTCACTTAAGCTTTCTCTCTTTCAAATTTAGTTTGTTTGATGATTTCAACTTAAGTTgacaactccttttcttttctttcttttgcgaTTCATGGAAGACATGCTCTTGCTGATTCCAATATTTCTGTTTTCAGATGTTAAAGTTTTACTTTAAAGCTTGTTGCTTTATTGTTATacttactactactactactaataaTCAAGACCACCTATATACCTAtcctttttttcaaaactagatTTGATTGGCCTCCTACTCTTCTAGCTACTTTTGCATCTGGGGTTTCTATAGTTGGTTTGCCTCTGAAAGATTAATTCCCTTTTTTAGTGCTTGCAAGATTTGTCTCTTAACTAGAGACTAATCCCTAAGCATATCTTGTATTGTTCATCACTATCTACTCCAGTTCtgtattgttattgttatcgtCGTCACTTTCAGAAAGAAGCTTAGCTCATTTGTTTGAACAAAAGGAAAGATGCGGTTGTATCATGTGGCTATTGGATTAGTTTCATTGCTTTCAACGGTGAGTGGTGCAATGACCATAGGTGCCAACTGGGGAACGCAAGCTACCCACCCTTTGGATCCAGCAATTGTGGTGAGGCTGCTTAGGGAAAATGGGATCCAAAAGGTTAAGCTTTTTGATGCAGATTATGATACTCTAAAAGCTCTCGGTAAGACTGGGATTGAGGTCATGGTGGGTATCCCAAATGACATGCTTGCTACTCTGGCTAGTAGCATGAAGGCTGCTGAGAAATGGGTTTCCAAAAATGTCTCCGCACATGTCACCTCAAATAATGTCAACATCAGGTCAAATTTACTCTTGCTTTTGTGTGTGTGCGTATTGTTTCCTGACTTGGTTTACAAGAAATTGAGATTATTAGCTGAAATTAATTGTTTGTTGTCCTTACTTTGAACTGTCTCTTGgccattattttgataatttatcttttagtttgtGGTTGTTGAGAGAAATATTGCTCTGAAGGTAAGGGTGTTGCCTGGTCTTATGTTCAGTTATGCCAGTTCCAAATGGCGTGAAATTTCAAGATTACATGTAGTAAGTTAGATGCTGGGATGTCATTATATCTTGCCTTCATCAGTTTGAGAGCCTTTTCTCTGTCTGCCTCATTCAAACTGATCTGTAATGATGTCTAAAGCCCCCTTTTAATTGTTGGCTGATTTATCTGTACAGTATCCTGATGTCCCTTTCGATTTATTGCAGACTAACTAAGCAATGTCATGTTCTGCAAAAGATTTCAATTAGAATTTGAATTAACTAAAGCCTTTTTGTTATTGGTGACATATTTTATCTGCATATTTTGCTGTGGTCCCTCTAGATTTATTGCGGACAGCAGAGTCATAACTCCAAAAGGTTTCAATTAGAATTTGGATTGACTAAATGACTATGTGCTTTATCATCATGTTAACACCAACAAATTGATTCTTGCTCTGGCTATATGTTTTTATCTGATACAGCCAAGAGACAACCCGATGAAGGTAACTTAACTTGGCTACGTAATTGTGGGGTTGTGTTTGATGTTTGGCACTTTTGTGAATTTGTCTTACCATGATTTATCTTatagccttttgttttctctatCTTTCTCTATAAGTTATTTATGTTGGGGAGTCCTAGTTTATCTTGAAATTGCTACATCAAGAAGTGATTTTATGAGTTCTATTGCATGAAAGTTAGTCACTTGCCTTGGTTCCTGCTTAGAGATTTCCGAATATACTCTCCAAAATATCTCAAGATTTTCTACTGTCTAGCTCATTTATCGGCAAATGTGTTATGGAGTTCAAGTGGCACCTTTTAGGTATTGGCCGAATCTCAGGTCCCTTCTTCCAGTGAACTTTAAGCCCCATTCTTCAGTCATGGTTTCTTGCATGTCTTGGGTGATTCCATGCCCTATTCTTCAATTAATCTTGCCCATTGGATGGTGGTGCTTGGTCTAGAAAGAGTTGAATATGAAATCTTATCTTTTTGTCTTGGCTTTGGTTCACGGGAAAGAAATGAACTGGAATAATTTATGATGCATTGGACAAACATAAAGTTGATTGAGGGAAGCATCATGTCTTTCTGACTCTTCTGCGCCCCAACATTCATAGTTTGGGTGCAATCCCCATTTAGGTTCCCAAAAGGCCTTCTGTTTTCATAAGTTTCTTGTTTTCCCGTTGTAcattttgattataaaatgtAATGTCGGAAGAGGAATTGAACTATCAAAGCGTAAAAAAGGCTGCAAACTGTGCAAAGCGAAGTCAGGTAACCTTGCCtgcaaaattccaaaaaaaaaaaagaagcaatagaACAATCAAACTACAATCTGGAGCCAGCAACTCTTAACAATTTCCTCCAGAATATTAATGGTATGGGATCATATTAGTTGAACTGAACTTTGTGGCccatttttttctatcttcagCTACACTAGATGTTAGTGGCTCAATTTCTTTCTTGTAGaaatctcatattttaaacATCCAGAAATACAGTTCACATCATTCGATCAGTGTTCATATCATCAGAAGTGAATAGATTCTATTTGTCAATAAAATCACTTGTGCTTTCTGCTAATTTTATGTTACCCTGAATGTGAAATTGTCCTGAAATTcacctctaaaaaaaaaagctcttgaAAGCAAGTGCATGTAGTGTTAACTATGGGAGACATCATTAACATAATGGCACTGGCATCTTTATGTATTTGGCTGATATAATCtgtctgaaaaaaaaagttcgaaCATTCATCCTTTCTAAATGTATGGTATGGAAATGATGGGCTTTAGCAGATTGGATGGGCATACATCTCTTGTATGTCCTGGAATTTGTCATGGACATCTTGGATTTATAGGTTCTTATATGCCCTTAGACATGAAATGTGTACTCAAACGATTTTggtgtaattttattttgtctagATAGAGGTGATGAAATCTTTGGAGGTTTATAAGAAAGATAAAAGGGTTCCATAGACTTCTGCTATTTTGTTGTCTTGTGAAAACTTGACATCAAGTGCAGAAATATGGGCGTGACTCGACACTgtaattattttgctttttgtCTAACTTATCAAATTATTCTTGTACAGATATGTTGCAGTTGGAAATGAACCTTTCTTGCAAACGTACAATGGAAGCTTTCTCAGAACAACATTCCCTGCTCTCCAGAATGTCCAATCTGCTCTGATAAAAGCTGGGCTTGGCAATTCAGTAAAGGTCACTGTCCCTCTGAATGCTGATGTCTATGAGAGCTCAAGTGGACTTCCTTCGGATGGTGACTTTCGAGCTGATATCCATGATCTCATGCTTGCCATTGTCAAATTCTTGAATGATGCCACTGCCCCCTTCACTGTGAATATCTATCCTTTCATAAGCCTGTACTCTGATGCTGACTTCCCAGTTGATTATGCCTTCTTCGATGGCAATGCAAATCCTGTAAATGATGGCGGCACATCCTACTATAACATGTTTGATGCTAACTATGATACTCTTGTGCATGCTCTACAAAAGAATGGATTTGGGAATTTGCCTATCATTGTTGGAGAGATTGGGTGGCCAACTGATGGGGACAGGAATGCTAACATAGAATATGCCCAGCGTTTCAACCAAGGTTTCATGTCACATATTTCCAGTGGGAAAGGGACTCCATTAAAGCCTAATGCTGATATTAATGCCTATTTGTTTAGTCTGATTGATGAGGATGCCAAAAGTGTTGATCCTGGGAACTTCGAACGGCACTGGGGGGTATTTACATTTGATGGAATGCCCAAATATGCTTTCAACCTCGGCACAACAAATACAGGAGCTTTAATTCCAGCAAGAAGAGTCAACTACCTGGAGCGTAAATGGTGTGTGATGAAGCCATCGGCCAAGCTTGATGACCCACAAGTGCCACTAAGTGTAAGCTATGCCTGTGGACTAGCTGACTGCACCAGGCTTGGTTATGGGACATCATGTGGAAGTTTGGATTCTAGGGGGAACATTTCATATGCATTTAACAGTTATTTCCAGATACAAAATCAACTTGACGATGCATGCAAGTTTCCTAACCTTTCAACAATCACTAAGACAGATCCATCTACTGGAACTTGCAAATTTGAGGTAATGATTGAGCCATACTATGGAGGTGCGGTACAGGCACCCGGGCATGCCAAGAAGGCACTGGGTTTGGTTGTAGGTCTCATTCTATTTTTCCTAAAGATTGTGTAAACCTCAAAGCTCTCCCAACTTTTTGTGGTAGCAGTTTTCATCAACTAGTCTCATTAATCTGGTGTGTAGGATATAAAGGAAGCTAGCCAAGAGCGATTTTGGAATTGAATAGATTGTAACTTGATTTTTGTGTGTTCTAGAAACGAATGTTCGAatgtatgaaaataaattgttgaacTATTTACtatatgcatgcatatttagaaaataaagctTGCGAATGGAGGCCATATCATACCGAGCTGATCAGCTGGAAAACGTGTTGCAGTTCTGAAAGTTGTCGTAGCTAAACAGCCATGGGGGAGTGGTTGCTTCATCTGTTGAACTAGAACACCTTGTATCTAGGTATCAGTTAGGAACCGAGAAGATTATGTGTTTTGGCAAGCAACTAGAAGATAGCTCCAGCTCCCGAACCACCATAAGAATGCTCGATCGCTACATCATCTGATTGGACACTACCTAACATCTCTCAAACATTGTTATGGAGATGGTTTTCAAAGACTCCAAATTAATGCTAATGAAGTCCACCTTCCATGGTTGCATTTTTTCTACTTCAAATTCTTCCACGCTTTTTTAGGGTCCCCACAAGACCAGCAAACAGCAAGACAAGAACAGTGTTTTGTAATGCGGTAACAAACCCCAGGCACAACCTCCCTTACCAATGGAGTAGAATCAATAATCCGGGATCAAGAGAATATCGATGCTAATTAGCATTCACCTTCAAACCTTGAAGTGGAATGATTAAGACATGTATACTTTGTGCCATTATATAATTAACATGTTTCTACTTGAATTCAAAGCTTTATGTAAGagcaaaatcaattattatatgTTTAACTGGTGATACATTACTGATAGAATAATCTTTCTAAGGTCGAATTCTAATCTTGAATGTATGCTCCAGAGGTTGAACAACCATGAATATCAGAACAACCATGAGCCAGACCTAGTTACCCATACCTCAAAAACCAAACATTTGATTCAAGCAATCTAAGAAAACCCAAACATAAACTTCTTATCGTGTACAATGGTGCAAGACAATGTCTAACATCTGAGGAAATCAACTAGAGTGTGGTGAACCTCTCAATCGATCTccaaaaagaccggaatcaaaCCTGTGCATAACAACCAAAAGAAGAGCCTACACTTCAACTCACCTTCATGGAGATGACTGTGTTGATGTGTGTAGCTGTGGGATGATCGTGGGTTTAATTAGTGAAGCAATACTATGCATGTGGGTGATTCGTTTCTTTCAGCATGAGTTAAACACGAaaggataaacaaaaaaataaaaagcggtatcataaaattttctttatcaatttgttttaatttgcttctTGGCCAAGCATtacgaaataaataaataaataattttttttttgatgaaatctCTTACAATTAAGGATTAACATAACTGATGAAAATACTCAACTTTGATGAAATCTCCTACAATTAGGGATTAAagtcatggtttttttcataaaaattccaGCTTCAACAAAATCTtctagtttaaaattaaatcatatgagaGTTGTCTTGACATAACCAATCGACTTGGATAgtttaaaaacaaagtaatgAATTTGTTAAAAAACCCAAGAATGAgattaacaggaaaaaaaacctcCCAACTTAACTGTTTGCCTaactcaagtttaaaattaaaaccatcTCAGATTTTTCCTGACATGAGCCAATTAACTTAACTGATCCAAAAGCAATTTAGTCGatcagtaaaaaaaacttaagaataaaattgagaaacacGAACAAAATTGACAGGAAAAACATACCTCTTGATTCAACTCCTTACCTAGCCTTGATTTAAAGTTAATATGTGTTAAAGTTGCCCTAACTTGATCCAATCGACTTAGTCGGTACAAAGAAAATCTAATcaactattataaaaaatataaggatgagattaaaaaatattacaaaattgaaatgaaaaaaaagaagggttggattgaaaaaaaaaagtttcatggTTCATCATATGAATAGCGAAACTCAACAAAGaaactcagtttttttttagcatacaAGGTACCATAAACTCTGGTCAATTTGCAAGTGAAGTGATTGGAGGCCATAGGTTGGTAAAAGAAGATGATGGTGCTTCATTTTAGTCAAGGTTAGATCCATTTGCAAGTGAAATAGAAGTGAAATGGATTTCTCTCCACTTGTTTCAGTCACTCACATTCTAGAATCCTCCAAGAAACCTTGCCATACATGgatcaaaatcaaagaaatcagaaaaaaaaaaagataggtgCAAATAATTTCAGCAATTTCTGTCTT
The Populus nigra chromosome 3, ddPopNigr1.1, whole genome shotgun sequence genome window above contains:
- the LOC133689681 gene encoding glucan endo-1,3-beta-glucosidase 6-like, which produces MRLYHVAIGLVSLLSTVSGAMTIGANWGTQATHPLDPAIVVRLLRENGIQKVKLFDADYDTLKALGKTGIEVMVGIPNDMLATLASSMKAAEKWVSKNVSAHVTSNNVNIRYVAVGNEPFLQTYNGSFLRTTFPALQNVQSALIKAGLGNSVKVTVPLNADVYESSSGLPSDGDFRADIHDLMLAIVKFLNDATAPFTVNIYPFISLYSDADFPVDYAFFDGNANPVNDGGTSYYNMFDANYDTLVHALQKNGFGNLPIIVGEIGWPTDGDRNANIEYAQRFNQGFMSHISSGKGTPLKPNADINAYLFSLIDEDAKSVDPGNFERHWGVFTFDGMPKYAFNLGTTNTGALIPARRVNYLERKWCVMKPSAKLDDPQVPLSVSYACGLADCTRLGYGTSCGSLDSRGNISYAFNSYFQIQNQLDDACKFPNLSTITKTDPSTGTCKFEVMIEPYYGGAVQAPGHAKKALGLVVGLILFFLKIV